CGACATCCGGGTTCAGCGTCATCACCGGGCCGTCGCCCAGCAGCGGCAGGGCGTGGCGCAGCCCTCCGCCGGTCTCCAGGATCTGGCCCGCCTCACGGCTGATGGCGATGTCCTGCCCCTGCAGATGCCGCTCGATCTGGGCGCCGAGGTAGTGGGTGTTGACCACGATGGGGGCGGCGCCCGCCTGCCGCCCCAGATCCAGCGCACGGTCCAGCAGGCTGCGGCCCGCGACCTCGATCAGCGGCTTGGGGCGCGTGTCGGTCAGGGGCCGCATCCGGGTGCCCAGGCCTGCTGCAAAGATCATCAGGGGCGGCATCGGGCACGGATCCTTTCGCGGGTCGCCTCATCGGGGGCGGGGATGCCGGCCAGCGCATCGGCCAGCGGGGCCAGCGCCGGATGGGTCAGGTTGCGCGACAGATGCCCCCAGACCCGGGGCATGAAGTCCAGATAGCGCGGCTTGCCGTCCCGCACCGCCAGCCGGACGAAGATGCCCAGGATCCGCAGCGCCCGCTGCGCGCCGATCAGCGCATAGGCGGCCCGGAAGGCGGCCTCGTCGGCGCCGGTCGCGGCCAGATAGCGGGCGATCTGCGCCTGCTCCACCGCCGGGTCCACGTCGCGCCGCGCGTCCTGCAGGCAGGAGACCAGATCATAGGCCGGATGCGCCGCCACCGCGTCCTGATAGTCCAGAAGGCCCAGGGGCGCCGCGTCGCGCCAGACCAGGTTCTCGGCATGGAAATCGCGCAGGCTGAGGGCCGGGGGCAGGTCCCTGCACAGCCGGTCGTGAAGCTCGGCGATCAGGGCGGGGATCCGCGGCGCCGCAGACGCGCCGGGGTACTGCTCGGTGAAAAGCCGCACCAGATCCGCCATCGCCGCCCCGTCCAGCGGCGCCACGAAACCCGGCACCGGCTGGTGGTGCAGGTCGACCAGCAGGTCGGTGATGCGGTCGTGGATCACGAGCGCCAGATCCGGCTGGCGGGCCAGCGCGCGGGCAACCAGATCGTCGCCCAGATCCTGCAGCAGCAGCAGCCCCTGTCCGGCATCCTGCGCCAGGATCGCGGGGGCGCCGAAGCCCCGGTCGCGCAGCCAGTCCGTCATCGCCACGAAAGGCGCCACCGCGCCCGAAGCATCGTCCATCAGCACCGCCGTGCCCCCCGGGCCCTCCAGCCGGAAATAGCGCCGGGCCGAGGCGTCGCCTGCCAAGGGCAGCACCCGCGCCTCGTCCCAGCCCGCCTGCGTGACGAAGCCGGCCCGTGCGGCCAGCCGCGCGGCGCCGGGAAAGTCCAGCTCGATCCCGCGCAGGTCGGGATCGGGGCAGGCGGACAGCGTGACGGTCAGCGCACCGGGGGGCGGGGCCGTCAGCCGGTCGGGCCATTCGATCAGGCAGATCGCCTCGTCCATCGCCTCGTCCAGGCCCAGCTCGGACAGCTCGGACGGGTCGGTCAGGCGATAGAGGTCGGCATGCCAGATCTGGCTGCCCCTCGGGTCGTCATAGGTCTGGACCAGCGTGAAGGTCGGGCTGGGCACGTCCTCGGCCAGATCGCCCTGCCGCGCGCGGATGAAGGCGCGGGCGAAATGCGTCTTGCCCGCGCCCACCGGGCCCTCCAGCAGCACGGTCGCGCCGGGCGCCAGATCGGCGGCCAGCATCCGCGCCAG
Above is a window of Paracoccus liaowanqingii DNA encoding:
- the tsaE gene encoding tRNA (adenosine(37)-N6)-threonylcarbamoyltransferase complex ATPase subunit type 1 TsaE codes for the protein MSTRLIASEPLTAALARMLAADLAPGATVLLEGPVGAGKTHFARAFIRARQGDLAEDVPSPTFTLVQTYDDPRGSQIWHADLYRLTDPSELSELGLDEAMDEAICLIEWPDRLTAPPPGALTVTLSACPDPDLRGIELDFPGAARLAARAGFVTQAGWDEARVLPLAGDASARRYFRLEGPGGTAVLMDDASGAVAPFVAMTDWLRDRGFGAPAILAQDAGQGLLLLQDLGDDLVARALARQPDLALVIHDRITDLLVDLHHQPVPGFVAPLDGAAMADLVRLFTEQYPGASAAPRIPALIAELHDRLCRDLPPALSLRDFHAENLVWRDAAPLGLLDYQDAVAAHPAYDLVSCLQDARRDVDPAVEQAQIARYLAATGADEAAFRAAYALIGAQRALRILGIFVRLAVRDGKPRYLDFMPRVWGHLSRNLTHPALAPLADALAGIPAPDEATRERIRARCRP